In a single window of the Flavivirga spongiicola genome:
- a CDS encoding glycoside hydrolase family 53 protein, translated as MIKSVSYLTIKNSALRIIFFLALIQSSYAQNYAIGADLSFVKDAEDEGFVFKENGKPKQCIEIFKDHGYNWIRLRLFHSPELDETYKLPNNLEYTIALAKEAKSKGFKFLLDYHYSDTWADPGKQFLPKAWEGKSPAELEQIIYEYTRSTMVEFRKENVYPDMVQVGNEISNGMLWPTGKLPDNWNNFAALLQAGINGVKASCGNNPCPKIMIHIDKGGDKAFTKYFYDKIKDYSIEYDVIGQSYYPWWHGSLLDLRECLHFASNEYDKDVIVVEAAYNYRPKEYINKNAPFSESPEGQKAFLEAVNDIILNVPNGRGKGVFWWEPAAPNRGFESRTFFDPEGNIMPVINVFDKYTRD; from the coding sequence ATGATTAAATCAGTAAGTTATCTAACTATAAAAAATAGTGCTCTTAGAATTATTTTTTTTCTAGCGTTAATTCAATCGTCATATGCTCAAAACTATGCTATAGGAGCTGACTTGTCTTTTGTGAAAGATGCTGAAGATGAAGGATTCGTTTTTAAAGAAAATGGAAAACCAAAGCAATGTATTGAAATATTCAAAGATCACGGGTATAATTGGATCCGTTTAAGATTATTTCATAGTCCGGAATTAGATGAGACATATAAACTACCCAATAATCTAGAGTATACTATTGCTTTGGCAAAAGAAGCAAAAAGTAAAGGCTTTAAATTTTTATTGGACTATCATTATTCTGATACCTGGGCAGATCCTGGGAAACAATTTTTGCCAAAAGCATGGGAAGGAAAATCACCTGCCGAATTAGAACAAATAATTTATGAATATACGCGTTCTACAATGGTTGAATTCAGGAAAGAAAATGTATATCCAGACATGGTACAGGTAGGAAATGAAATTAGTAATGGGATGCTATGGCCTACTGGGAAGTTGCCAGATAATTGGAATAATTTTGCAGCTTTATTGCAAGCTGGTATAAATGGTGTTAAGGCCAGTTGTGGCAACAACCCTTGCCCAAAAATTATGATTCATATTGATAAAGGTGGAGATAAAGCTTTTACAAAATACTTTTACGATAAGATTAAAGACTATAGTATTGAATATGATGTTATTGGACAGTCCTATTATCCATGGTGGCATGGTAGCTTATTAGACTTGCGAGAATGTTTACATTTTGCTTCAAACGAATATGATAAAGATGTCATTGTTGTAGAGGCAGCATATAACTACAGGCCTAAAGAATATATAAATAAAAATGCTCCTTTTTCTGAATCGCCTGAAGGTCAAAAAGCATTTTTGGAAGCAGTAAATGATATCATTTTAAATGTTCCAAATGGCAGAGGGAAAGGTGTGTTTTGGTGGGAACCTGCAGCACCAAATAGAGGTTTTGAATCGAGAACATTTTTTGACCCAGAGGGAAACATAATGCCTGTGATTAATGTTTTTGATAAATATACAAGAGATTAA
- a CDS encoding glycoside hydrolase family 2 protein, translating into MNRFNHKPYFKTLLFLGAMLFLCCSKKDFYFKRLTISFNQDWEFTKQKTIVDTKFYTSQIDSIKWQNVSLPHTANIEPLIITEQQWQGNCWYRKTFKIQPENKGKHIALYFEGAMQIADIWLNGKKIFHHKGGYLPFYVNLSDKIYFDKENVIAIRLNNEDNPQVPPGKPMAGLDFNWYSGIYRNVKLIIKDKIHITNPIQTNIVAGGGIFVQTLKSNKEKALLKVQTDVINESKSETSIGVNISIYDASKTLIASSLSQQKKVTSLNTVSFNKEINVEKPNLWSPESPNLYTVKVELIKNNSIIDEAETAFGIRSIKFDKNGFYLNGEKYNLRGTNRHQEYPYIGYALSDNAQYRDAYKIKQAGFNFVRLSHYPQSESFMNACDELGLLLMDAISGWQFFGDQPFQENCYEDIRQLVRRDRNHPSVILWEASLNESGMTKVFMDKAHAIVHEELPGEQVYTCGWMDYAYDVFIPARQHAKAPQYWKEYSEDKPLFIAEYGDWEYYAQNAGFNQAEYKNLKEEERTSRQLRGDSQKRLGQQALNYQESHNDNLYNLAAGDANWLMFDYNRGYAPDIESSGVMDIFRLPKFAYYFYSSQQALNIENPVLFIANYWNDPNYNNVKIYSNCDEIELWLNNKLVGKQLPDTDRNSTNLKHPPFTFKDVKYERGTLTAKGYVNGQLITESSRVTPGKPSKIEISFDESNKPLQANNNDVAFVYAKIVDKNGNYVPSAKNKITFEVEGNAKLIGDNPVVSEAGIASILLMVGSTSEAIKITAFSKELKIDSIIIKIKK; encoded by the coding sequence ATGAATCGTTTTAACCATAAGCCATATTTTAAAACCCTTTTATTTCTTGGAGCAATGTTGTTTTTATGCTGTTCTAAAAAGGATTTTTATTTTAAGAGGTTAACAATAAGTTTCAATCAAGATTGGGAGTTTACTAAACAAAAAACTATCGTCGATACTAAATTTTATACAAGCCAAATAGATAGCATCAAATGGCAAAATGTATCACTACCTCATACAGCCAATATAGAACCTTTAATAATAACCGAACAGCAGTGGCAAGGGAACTGTTGGTACAGAAAGACGTTTAAAATACAGCCAGAAAACAAAGGAAAACACATAGCCTTGTATTTTGAAGGCGCTATGCAGATAGCAGACATTTGGCTAAATGGAAAAAAGATCTTCCACCATAAGGGCGGGTATTTACCTTTTTATGTTAATCTTTCAGACAAGATTTATTTTGATAAAGAAAATGTCATAGCCATTAGATTAAATAATGAAGATAATCCGCAGGTACCACCAGGAAAGCCTATGGCAGGACTAGATTTTAATTGGTATAGTGGCATCTATCGTAACGTTAAGCTGATAATAAAAGATAAGATTCACATAACAAACCCCATCCAAACTAACATAGTTGCTGGAGGTGGTATTTTTGTTCAAACTTTAAAATCTAACAAAGAAAAAGCGCTTCTTAAAGTACAAACAGATGTTATAAATGAATCAAAGTCAGAAACTTCAATAGGCGTAAACATTTCAATCTATGATGCTTCAAAAACACTAATAGCATCATCTTTAAGTCAACAAAAAAAAGTTACTTCTTTAAATACGGTCTCCTTCAATAAAGAAATAAATGTAGAAAAACCCAATTTATGGTCGCCAGAATCCCCCAATTTATATACTGTAAAAGTAGAATTAATAAAAAATAATTCTATTATAGATGAAGCGGAAACCGCTTTTGGAATTCGTTCTATAAAATTTGATAAAAACGGCTTTTACTTAAACGGAGAAAAATACAATTTAAGAGGCACCAACAGACATCAAGAATACCCATATATTGGTTATGCTTTATCGGATAATGCGCAATACAGAGATGCTTATAAAATAAAACAAGCTGGCTTTAATTTTGTACGATTATCACATTACCCTCAATCAGAATCATTTATGAATGCCTGTGATGAATTAGGGCTTTTACTAATGGATGCCATATCTGGTTGGCAATTTTTTGGTGATCAACCTTTTCAGGAAAATTGTTATGAAGACATCCGTCAATTGGTTCGCCGGGATCGAAACCATCCCTCAGTAATACTTTGGGAAGCTTCTTTAAATGAGTCTGGAATGACCAAAGTCTTTATGGATAAAGCCCATGCTATTGTTCATGAAGAACTTCCGGGGGAACAAGTATATACCTGTGGTTGGATGGATTATGCATACGACGTGTTCATCCCTGCAAGGCAACACGCTAAAGCACCACAATATTGGAAAGAATACTCAGAAGATAAGCCATTATTTATTGCGGAATATGGAGATTGGGAATATTATGCACAAAATGCCGGATTTAATCAGGCCGAATATAAGAACTTAAAGGAAGAAGAGCGTACCTCACGACAGTTAAGAGGAGATAGCCAAAAACGGTTAGGACAACAAGCACTTAATTATCAGGAATCTCATAACGATAATTTATATAATTTGGCAGCAGGAGATGCTAATTGGTTAATGTTTGATTATAATAGAGGCTATGCGCCAGACATTGAAAGTTCAGGCGTAATGGATATTTTTAGATTACCAAAATTTGCCTATTACTTTTATAGTAGTCAGCAAGCACTAAATATTGAAAACCCAGTATTATTTATTGCAAATTATTGGAATGACCCCAACTATAATAATGTAAAAATCTATAGTAATTGTGATGAAATTGAACTTTGGTTGAATAATAAACTGGTAGGCAAGCAACTGCCAGATACTGATAGAAATTCGACTAATTTAAAGCACCCTCCTTTCACCTTTAAAGATGTAAAATATGAAAGAGGCACACTAACAGCTAAAGGGTATGTAAACGGGCAGCTAATTACTGAATCCTCTAGAGTTACACCAGGAAAACCTTCTAAGATAGAAATTAGCTTTGATGAATCTAATAAACCACTGCAAGCCAATAACAATGACGTAGCTTTTGTATATGCGAAAATAGTTGACAAAAATGGAAATTATGTACCTTCAGCAAAAAACAAAATCACCTTCGAAGTTGAAGGAAATGCAAAGCTAATAGGGGATAACCCTGTTGTTTCTGAAGCAGGTATAGCAAGCATTTTATTAATGGTTGGAAGTACGTCAGAGGCTATAAAAATAACGGCCTTTTCTAAAGAATTGAAGATAGATAGTATAATAATAAAAATAAAAAAATGA
- a CDS encoding T9SS type A sorting domain-containing protein codes for MKKTLLALTLSIISISSLMAQSVAVTSLNTNPAEVNSDFIVNIEYSTTNVNDIIYIALELKNSDGNWAATIVEAFVNPVGTSGTDVATSSVITIPSSTTPSADLTGGQYYELKVELNAEGWAGWLAGDYPAMTLVAEGTLSVKENQINQLRVYPNPATKHITIQKSNDKIETITLINLLGESVYSIYKANTNSIDVSNLPSGMYILSVNSGIKVKQTKFVKL; via the coding sequence ATGAAAAAAACATTACTAGCCTTAACATTGAGTATAATATCAATAAGCAGTTTGATGGCTCAATCAGTAGCAGTTACATCCCTAAATACCAATCCAGCAGAAGTAAACAGCGATTTTATAGTTAATATAGAATACTCAACAACAAATGTTAACGATATTATTTATATAGCGTTAGAATTAAAAAATTCTGATGGAAACTGGGCTGCGACTATAGTAGAAGCATTTGTTAATCCTGTCGGTACTAGTGGAACTGACGTAGCTACATCATCAGTTATTACTATCCCTTCGAGCACTACACCTAGTGCAGATTTAACCGGGGGGCAATACTATGAATTAAAAGTTGAACTTAATGCAGAAGGTTGGGCAGGATGGCTGGCAGGAGATTATCCAGCTATGACTTTAGTAGCAGAAGGCACTTTAAGCGTAAAAGAGAATCAAATAAATCAATTAAGAGTTTATCCTAATCCTGCTACAAAGCATATCACGATTCAAAAATCAAATGATAAAATAGAAACTATAACATTAATTAACCTCTTAGGGGAGTCTGTTTATTCTATTTACAAAGCGAACACCAATTCAATAGATGTATCAAATTTACCCTCAGGGATGTATATTTTATCTGTTAATTCAGGAATCAAAGTAAAGCAAACGAAGTTCGTTAAACTTTAA